The following coding sequences lie in one Halorhodospira halophila genomic window:
- the gshB gene encoding glutathione synthase has protein sequence MSARLGVVMDPIAAIHPRKDSTLALMLEAQRRGYELWYFLATDLYADGGAACGRGRPAKVRDDERDWYTLGEPRPMPLAELDTILMREDPPVDAGYISATQLLSLAEAQGVRVVNRPAALRDANEKLFALHWPHLCPATRVAADPTQLRAFIAEQGKAVLKPLDAMGGASIFVLEAGDPNTSVVLETLTDGGRRYALAQEYLPRIEEGDKRVLVFGGEPFPHALARIPARGETRGNLAAGGRGEAAPVTERERAVCAELAPTLRERGLELVGLDFIGERLTEINVTSPTCFREIDALCGVNTAGAFFDHLEGSA, from the coding sequence ATGAGCGCTCGACTCGGCGTCGTGATGGACCCCATCGCCGCCATCCACCCCCGCAAGGACTCCACCCTCGCCCTGATGCTCGAGGCCCAGCGCCGCGGCTACGAGCTCTGGTACTTCCTGGCCACGGACCTCTACGCCGACGGCGGAGCCGCCTGCGGGCGCGGCCGGCCGGCAAAGGTCCGCGACGACGAGCGGGACTGGTACACGCTGGGCGAACCGCGGCCGATGCCCCTGGCCGAACTCGACACCATCCTCATGCGCGAGGATCCGCCGGTGGATGCCGGCTATATCAGCGCCACGCAGCTGCTGTCACTGGCCGAGGCGCAGGGGGTGCGGGTGGTGAATCGACCGGCGGCGCTGCGCGATGCCAACGAGAAGCTCTTCGCCCTGCACTGGCCCCACCTGTGCCCGGCCACCCGTGTGGCCGCCGACCCGACGCAGCTGCGTGCGTTCATCGCCGAGCAGGGCAAAGCGGTGCTCAAACCGCTGGATGCCATGGGGGGGGCCTCGATCTTCGTCCTCGAGGCGGGCGATCCGAACACCAGCGTGGTCCTGGAGACCCTCACCGACGGCGGCCGGCGCTACGCCCTGGCCCAGGAGTACCTGCCCCGCATCGAGGAGGGCGATAAACGGGTACTGGTCTTTGGCGGCGAGCCCTTCCCCCATGCCCTGGCGCGGATCCCGGCGCGGGGCGAGACGCGGGGCAACCTGGCCGCCGGCGGCCGCGGCGAGGCAGCACCGGTCACCGAGCGCGAGCGCGCCGTCTGCGCCGAGCTGGCCCCCACCCTGCGCGAACGCGGCCTGGAACTGGTGGGGCTGGACTTCATCGGCGAGCGGCTGACCGAGATCAACGTCACCAGCCCCACCTGCTTTCGCGAGATCGACGCCCTGTGCGGCGTCAACACCGCCGGCGCCTTCTTC